A single window of Thalassomonas viridans DNA harbors:
- a CDS encoding SymE family type I addiction module toxin: MADSHHTSEHALAKGKFPIYRRLTVQETVCTWGAKSRGIGINSVPVNIEPCIVLNGKWLRKAGFTVGQKINVVAEQGKVKITPLQAD; encoded by the coding sequence ATGGCTGATTCTCATCATACGTCAGAGCATGCCTTGGCAAAAGGAAAATTTCCTATTTACCGCAGACTTACCGTGCAGGAAACTGTCTGCACATGGGGAGCTAAGAGTCGCGGTATCGGGATTAATTCTGTACCGGTTAACATTGAACCTTGTATTGTCCTCAACGGCAAATGGCTCAGGAAGGCCGGTTTTACCGTTGGGCAGAAGATCAATGTTGTCGCCGAACAGGGGAAGGTTAAGATCACGCCTTTGCAGGCCGATTAA